The following nucleotide sequence is from Chloroherpetonaceae bacterium.
CCGCTTCGGTGTGCAATGCAAATGCTGCCTTACTCGACGCATACCTCAGAGTGGCTTTGCCCATCCTTTGCTCTCTTGCTCAGATTTGGCAATGCTAATTCGAAAGGAATTTTTTCGTATCATTAGCGCCCCATCAGTGAGGCAAGTAGGAATCTAAATAGAGAAACAATGAGCAAAGTTGTTCTTGATTTTGAAAAGCCGATTGTGGAGCTAGAAAATAAGCTCAATGAAATGCGTCAATTTGCGCTGCAAAATGGCAACGGCAAAGATGCAGCCAGCGAAGAGTTGGCACGCGATATTGAGCAGCTTGAAGCGAAGGTGCAGGATTTGCGGGTTTCTATCTACCGAAATCTGACGCGTTGGCAGCGTGTGCAACTGGCTCGACACCCTGAGCGCCCCTACACACTTGACTATATCTCTATGATGACGCAAGATTTTATTGAACTCTCAGGCGACCGCGCTTTTGGAGACGACAAAGCCATTGTTGGCGGATTTGCCAGACTGACTGACGAAAATGGCTTTTCTCAGAGTATTGTCATTTTAGGCCATCAAAAAGGACGCGATACCAAATCGAACCTATACCGCAACTTTGGCATGGCGAACCCTGAAGGCTACCGTAAAGCCCTGCGCCTGATGCGTCTTGCTGAAAAATTCCGCAAACCTGTTATCACGCTCATTGATACGCCGGGTGCGTTCCCCGGCATTGAAGCAGAGGAGCGTGGTCAAGCGGAAGCGATTGCTCGGAATCTCTTTGAGATGGCGCGCTTAAAGACGCCTATCATTGCCGTCATTATTGGGGAGGGCGCCTCAGGCGGTGCAATTGGTATCGGGGTTGGCGACCGTGTTCTGATGCTGGAAAATGCGTGGTATTCCGTGATTTCGCCAGAAAGCTGCTCTTCAATCCTGTGGCGTAGTTGGAACTTCAAAGAGCAAGCAGCCGAAG
It contains:
- a CDS encoding acetyl-CoA carboxylase carboxyltransferase subunit alpha, which codes for MSKVVLDFEKPIVELENKLNEMRQFALQNGNGKDAASEELARDIEQLEAKVQDLRVSIYRNLTRWQRVQLARHPERPYTLDYISMMTQDFIELSGDRAFGDDKAIVGGFARLTDENGFSQSIVILGHQKGRDTKSNLYRNFGMANPEGYRKALRLMRLAEKFRKPVITLIDTPGAFPGIEAEERGQAEAIARNLFEMARLKTPIIAVIIGEGASGGAIGIGVGDRVLMLENAWYSVISPESCSSILWRSWNFKEQAAEALKPTANDLLELGIIDRVVPEPIGGAHRDPEQTARTLKAILIEELKPLLHKSPEELVEERIEKYARMGVWRED